In a single window of the Coprothermobacter proteolyticus DSM 5265 genome:
- the coaD gene encoding pantetheine-phosphate adenylyltransferase: protein MTKVVYPGTFDPITKGHLDILVRAAQVFDQVTLLVLSNLQKKSLFSLEERVRLAKSAIEESNAPSNIIVDSYEGVTVHYLEEHGIRLIIRGLRAVSDYEYEIQLFLANKYLNSQVETVLMPTSLRYQFVSSSLVKEMVSFGLDVSEFVTPTVERALKEKLEVKQ, encoded by the coding sequence ATGACGAAGGTAGTTTATCCTGGTACTTTTGACCCCATAACGAAAGGGCATTTGGATATACTTGTTAGAGCTGCACAGGTATTCGACCAAGTGACACTGCTTGTACTAAGTAATTTGCAGAAGAAGTCACTGTTTTCCTTGGAAGAACGCGTTAGGTTGGCTAAATCAGCCATAGAGGAAAGTAATGCTCCCAGCAACATTATCGTAGACAGCTATGAAGGGGTCACGGTTCATTATTTGGAAGAGCATGGTATAAGGCTCATAATAAGAGGTTTAAGAGCTGTTAGCGACTATGAGTACGAGATACAGCTATTCCTAGCCAATAAATACCTGAACAGCCAGGTGGAGACTGTTTTGATGCCTACTAGTTTACGTTATCAGTTTGTGTCTTCGAGTTTAGTAAAAGAAATGGTCAGTTTTGGCTTGGATGTTTCTGAATTTGTGACGCCAACTGTGGAAAGGGCGTTAAAAGAGAAATTGGAGGTGAAACAATGA
- a CDS encoding acetate/propionate family kinase — MKILVLNAGSSSLKFQLFDMEDESVMAKGIVERIGLDKPFLSYSKGTDKIKFDKEEPINHKDALQWVLNTLTSHEYGVITTLQEIGAVGHRVVHGGEEFTGSVLITEEVIEALERNKNLAPLHNPPNLTGIYATKAVLPEVPMVGVFDTAFHATMPERAYLYALPIELYEKYKVRRYGFHGTSHRYVAMEAARRLGKTLSELRIISAHLGNGASVCAIQGGKSIDTSMGFTPLEGLVMGTRSGDLDPAIPIWMMRELGMSFDEVDNLLNKKSGVFGLVRGRSFDMRDIEDWMAAGDEEAKKAMEVYCYRLKKYIGGYAAVMGGVDVLIFTAGVGENSPIVREMVCEGLEFLGIKLDKEKNNSRGDAIISAADSKVVVMSIKTNEELMIARDTYEIVRGLT; from the coding sequence ATGAAAATTCTGGTGCTTAACGCAGGAAGCAGTTCTCTGAAGTTTCAGCTTTTTGACATGGAAGATGAATCAGTAATGGCTAAAGGCATCGTTGAACGAATTGGTTTGGATAAACCCTTCCTCAGCTACTCCAAGGGTACGGACAAAATAAAGTTTGACAAAGAGGAACCTATTAATCACAAAGATGCTCTGCAGTGGGTTTTGAACACGCTCACCTCACATGAGTACGGCGTTATCACTACGTTACAGGAGATTGGTGCTGTGGGTCATAGGGTTGTTCATGGAGGAGAAGAATTTACAGGTTCTGTGCTAATTACCGAGGAAGTCATTGAAGCTTTGGAGAGAAATAAGAACCTGGCTCCACTGCATAATCCACCGAACCTCACAGGTATATACGCTACTAAAGCGGTTCTGCCAGAAGTTCCCATGGTTGGTGTTTTTGATACCGCATTTCATGCTACTATGCCTGAAAGGGCCTATCTTTACGCGCTTCCCATTGAACTTTATGAGAAATACAAAGTAAGACGCTATGGTTTCCATGGAACAAGTCACCGCTACGTTGCCATGGAAGCTGCAAGAAGGCTTGGTAAAACTCTATCTGAGCTACGTATTATTAGTGCCCACTTAGGTAATGGTGCTTCTGTTTGCGCTATTCAGGGTGGTAAATCCATTGATACTTCCATGGGTTTCACTCCATTGGAAGGGTTGGTTATGGGAACCCGTTCAGGGGATCTAGACCCTGCCATTCCCATTTGGATGATGCGTGAACTGGGCATGTCCTTTGATGAAGTGGATAACCTCTTGAATAAGAAGAGTGGCGTTTTTGGGTTAGTCCGGGGTAGAAGCTTTGATATGCGGGATATTGAAGATTGGATGGCAGCGGGTGATGAAGAAGCCAAGAAGGCCATGGAGGTTTACTGCTACCGTTTGAAGAAGTACATAGGTGGTTACGCTGCTGTCATGGGTGGGGTGGACGTGCTCATTTTCACAGCAGGTGTGGGCGAAAACTCACCTATTGTCCGTGAGATGGTTTGCGAAGGCTTGGAGTTTCTTGGCATAAAGTTGGACAAGGAGAAAAACAATTCTCGTGGAGATGCTATAATAAGCGCTGCAGATTCTAAAGTGGTGGTCATGTCCATCAAGACCAACGAAGAGCTCATGATCGCCCGTGATACTTACGAGATTGTGAGGGGATTGACATAG
- a CDS encoding YceD family protein produces MEQWEFAKFDLRVDGSVDVRVPCDRCGEMFWQHIELGSEEVFIIGREPVPTGEEKRLSEEDISTFYTPNGQVNVIELLSEYILSSLPTKVICRDECPGPVELLGELQFVEFILDEGGK; encoded by the coding sequence GTGGAACAGTGGGAGTTTGCAAAATTCGACCTTAGAGTAGACGGATCTGTGGATGTAAGAGTGCCTTGTGACCGTTGCGGTGAAATGTTCTGGCAGCACATAGAGCTTGGTAGTGAGGAAGTTTTCATTATTGGTCGTGAACCAGTGCCCACTGGAGAAGAAAAAAGACTTTCAGAAGAGGACATTTCAACTTTTTACACACCAAACGGCCAAGTGAATGTGATAGAATTGTTGAGCGAATACATCCTTAGCAGTTTACCGACAAAAGTTATCTGCAGGGATGAATGTCCTGGGCCTGTAGAGCTTCTTGGTGAGCTGCAGTTTGTTGAGTTCATATTGGATGAAGGAGGGAAATAA
- the rpmF gene encoding 50S ribosomal protein L32: MGAPKKKPTRMKRDQRRAHFKATVPNLIECPHCHELIPSHTVCPNCGWYGGEEKIKIEKEEKG; the protein is encoded by the coding sequence ATGGGTGCACCAAAGAAGAAACCAACACGGATGAAAAGAGATCAGAGAAGAGCTCATTTCAAAGCCACTGTACCGAACTTAATCGAGTGTCCGCATTGTCATGAGCTCATACCATCTCACACGGTTTGTCCTAACTGTGGATGGTATGGTGGGGAAGAAAAAATCAAGATTGAGAAGGAAGAGAAAGGCTAG
- the plsX gene encoding phosphate acyltransferase PlsX — translation MKIALDLMGADQPPGVLLEGVYRYAHDHRDEDELLVLVSKGEVVRDSSSVRVVYCDEVVKQEDEPTVVLRKRNSSMCKGLEMVASGEVEGLISFGNTGALVIGGVAYVKRLEAHIRPAICVAMPSVQGSTWVFVDAGANADVDPADLLDFAAYGCAYYKSLEGHDAESVALLNVGKERHKGSKLIQEAAKLMTDVPEFVGFVEPDQLLLPAVNVVVTWGLLGNVFLKTAEGVLEVVKHTLKDISQKGLKEKIGLGLVKGSLYQTFKKFDYRTYGVSPILGLKGNVLKGHGKSDPEAVYNALRTGKLLMERNTIGAVKEELVRWREKRSSRS, via the coding sequence ATGAAAATCGCCCTGGATCTCATGGGCGCAGATCAACCTCCGGGCGTTTTGCTGGAAGGTGTGTACCGTTACGCCCATGACCATCGTGATGAGGATGAGCTTCTCGTTTTGGTTTCGAAAGGTGAGGTAGTAAGGGATTCCAGTAGCGTCAGAGTAGTTTATTGTGACGAAGTAGTGAAGCAAGAGGACGAACCTACGGTGGTGCTAAGAAAACGAAACAGTAGTATGTGCAAGGGCTTAGAAATGGTTGCTAGCGGCGAGGTAGAAGGCCTTATAAGCTTCGGCAATACCGGAGCTTTGGTCATTGGTGGCGTTGCTTATGTCAAAAGACTGGAGGCTCATATTAGGCCAGCCATTTGTGTCGCCATGCCTTCTGTGCAGGGTTCCACATGGGTATTCGTAGATGCGGGAGCAAATGCTGATGTGGACCCTGCTGATCTTTTAGATTTTGCTGCCTATGGTTGTGCCTACTATAAATCTTTGGAAGGACATGATGCTGAATCTGTTGCCCTTCTTAACGTTGGAAAGGAAAGACATAAGGGTTCGAAATTGATTCAGGAAGCAGCTAAACTTATGACTGATGTGCCTGAATTTGTTGGTTTTGTGGAACCAGATCAGCTCCTTTTACCAGCTGTGAATGTGGTAGTAACGTGGGGACTTCTCGGCAATGTCTTTCTTAAAACTGCTGAGGGTGTACTGGAAGTGGTGAAACACACACTGAAGGACATTAGTCAGAAGGGCCTCAAAGAGAAAATCGGTTTGGGCTTAGTAAAAGGGAGTTTATACCAAACGTTTAAGAAATTTGATTATCGAACCTATGGTGTCAGTCCTATTTTGGGTTTGAAAGGTAATGTGTTAAAGGGACATGGTAAAAGTGACCCTGAGGCGGTATATAATGCTCTGCGTACTGGTAAATTACTTATGGAACGAAATACCATTGGCGCAGTGAAGGAGGAACTAGTAAGGTGGAGAGAGAAAAGATCTTCCAGGAGCTAA
- a CDS encoding acyl carrier protein translates to MEREKIFQELKNILKDTVTVEEEEITMESDLVNDLNLDSLDLVDLALSVEQVFGFEFSDEQLQQIKTVKDVVDIIESNLYTK, encoded by the coding sequence GTGGAGAGAGAAAAGATCTTCCAGGAGCTAAAGAACATCCTAAAAGATACTGTTACTGTTGAAGAGGAAGAGATCACCATGGAGTCAGATCTGGTGAATGACCTTAACTTGGATAGTTTGGATTTAGTAGACCTTGCTCTTAGTGTGGAGCAGGTTTTTGGATTTGAATTCAGTGATGAGCAGTTGCAACAGATAAAAACGGTTAAGGATGTAGTGGATATAATAGAATCAAATCTTTATACTAAATGA
- a CDS encoding radical SAM protein — translation MRIYPVFLSHAGCRQRCVFCNQRAAERIKPWKESIEEAFHYIQKSNLVYDEIAFYGGTPTSSENLLKDILQPFQTFLKIGKIKGIRISTRPDEINESIIQILVDYGVSTVEIGVESFSDEVLRLSKRGHTEEDVKRAHELLKGRFREVFQLMVGLPGETDRHREETISKTVSLKPWGVRYFPTLVLRGTELQKMYESGTYQPLSMEEALYWSRRAYESFMAAGIAVLQIGLHSSEFLSEELVAGPYCGNFGELVRGVM, via the coding sequence ATGAGGATTTATCCTGTTTTCCTTTCTCACGCTGGATGCAGACAACGATGTGTGTTTTGTAACCAGAGGGCGGCTGAGCGCATTAAGCCATGGAAGGAAAGCATTGAAGAAGCCTTTCATTACATCCAAAAAAGTAATCTGGTTTATGACGAAATAGCTTTCTATGGCGGTACGCCAACTAGCTCGGAAAACCTTTTGAAGGACATACTTCAGCCCTTTCAGACTTTTCTAAAGATCGGAAAGATAAAGGGCATAAGAATTTCTACTCGACCAGACGAAATAAACGAAAGCATAATCCAGATACTCGTTGATTACGGCGTAAGCACGGTAGAGATTGGAGTAGAGAGCTTTTCAGATGAGGTTCTACGTTTGTCTAAGCGGGGTCATACGGAGGAAGATGTAAAACGGGCGCATGAGCTGTTAAAAGGACGTTTTCGGGAAGTCTTTCAACTCATGGTCGGGCTACCGGGTGAAACTGACCGCCACAGAGAGGAGACCATTTCCAAGACGGTTTCCCTTAAACCATGGGGGGTAAGGTATTTCCCAACATTGGTTCTTCGCGGGACTGAGCTGCAGAAAATGTACGAGAGCGGTACTTACCAGCCCTTGTCCATGGAAGAAGCACTTTACTGGTCTCGCAGAGCATATGAGAGTTTCATGGCTGCTGGCATAGCGGTTTTGCAGATAGGCCTTCATAGCTCCGAATTCCTGTCAGAGGAATTGGTGGCAGGTCCTTACTGCGGTAACTTTGGAGAATTGGTTAGGGGTGTGATGTAA
- a CDS encoding nucleotide-binding protein: MGLLDGFKAFFHQTVLKMQGKALTPEQEEELLSKLIMADFSLKKAQALLEQIKEKGNNVDVIREVLLSEAPPFEPLRDTSVPSVFFIIGVNGVGKTTTVAKLAHMYAKQGKNVVVVGADTFRAAAQDQLSTLVNRMPVTYVGGERGSDSGSILYKALLENPQASVFLVDTAGRIHTSRALIDELSKLIKVGKKFSEEFPQEVLLVLDGTQGIQGYRQAMSFVQGTPITGLVLTKMDSTAKGGMIFSIWDELKIPVKLVCFGQQLDDIDFYSPQRVVDAILGNNGGGNND, from the coding sequence ATGGGCCTTTTAGATGGTTTTAAAGCGTTTTTTCATCAAACTGTACTGAAGATGCAGGGAAAAGCTCTTACTCCCGAGCAGGAGGAAGAGCTGCTTTCAAAACTAATCATGGCTGATTTTAGTCTGAAGAAGGCTCAAGCACTTTTGGAACAGATTAAGGAGAAAGGCAACAACGTAGATGTCATAAGAGAAGTTCTCTTGAGTGAAGCTCCACCTTTTGAGCCTCTCAGAGATACCAGCGTGCCTTCAGTATTCTTTATCATAGGTGTGAACGGTGTAGGAAAAACTACCACAGTAGCAAAGTTAGCACACATGTACGCAAAACAAGGAAAGAACGTTGTCGTTGTGGGTGCAGACACCTTCAGAGCTGCTGCACAAGATCAATTGAGCACGTTAGTGAATCGCATGCCTGTTACATATGTGGGTGGGGAACGTGGTTCGGACAGCGGTTCCATTCTTTACAAGGCCCTTTTAGAGAACCCGCAGGCGTCTGTTTTTTTGGTTGACACAGCTGGGCGAATTCACACTTCCAGGGCCTTAATTGATGAGTTGAGCAAACTTATCAAAGTTGGCAAGAAGTTTTCTGAGGAATTCCCTCAGGAAGTGCTACTTGTATTGGATGGTACGCAAGGGATTCAGGGTTACCGTCAGGCCATGTCGTTTGTCCAGGGTACGCCCATAACGGGTTTAGTACTAACGAAAATGGATAGTACGGCAAAGGGTGGAATGATCTTTTCGATTTGGGATGAGCTAAAAATCCCTGTTAAACTGGTTTGTTTCGGTCAGCAGCTTGATGACATTGATTTCTACAGCCCACAAAGGGTTGTCGATGCCATCCTTGGGAATAACGGCGGTGGTAATAATGACTGA
- a CDS encoding inositol monophosphatase family protein produces the protein MTEQSVETVMLRAVNLALDEIGEYWCSAVSWEPKGVDDRVTFLDKQIEKKLQSFLQGYSSYGFMGEEYGVKSRGERLWVLDPIDGTVNFTVRLPMVAVSLALMEGDKAVLGAVGEAVSKRIYWSDGKHLFLDNAVVSNSRKVSTLEEAFVGLGTPRKDDPFAAGYGKFLSAVQKKAMRLRMLGSAALGLTYVASGALDAFLLPRFELWDVAAGRLLVEVSGGSYWQEGPNSILIAARNEALLEDLKQIWYGVNSL, from the coding sequence ATGACTGAGCAATCAGTGGAAACTGTCATGCTTAGAGCTGTTAATCTGGCGCTTGACGAAATAGGGGAGTACTGGTGCAGTGCAGTCTCATGGGAACCTAAAGGTGTGGATGATCGCGTAACGTTTCTGGATAAACAGATTGAGAAGAAACTACAGAGTTTTCTGCAAGGATACAGCAGTTACGGTTTCATGGGTGAAGAATACGGTGTGAAGAGTCGCGGGGAACGTTTGTGGGTGTTGGACCCCATAGATGGTACCGTGAATTTTACTGTCCGTCTGCCCATGGTTGCTGTCTCTTTGGCACTCATGGAAGGGGACAAGGCCGTTTTAGGGGCAGTGGGGGAAGCAGTTAGCAAGCGTATCTATTGGTCTGATGGTAAACATCTTTTTTTGGATAATGCCGTGGTAAGTAACAGTAGAAAGGTTAGTACTTTGGAGGAAGCATTTGTGGGTTTGGGGACGCCCCGAAAAGACGATCCCTTTGCTGCTGGTTATGGTAAGTTTTTGTCAGCGGTCCAAAAAAAAGCAATGCGTTTAAGGATGCTGGGCTCGGCTGCACTGGGTTTGACCTACGTCGCTTCAGGTGCGTTGGACGCATTTCTTCTACCACGTTTTGAACTGTGGGACGTGGCAGCTGGAAGGTTGTTGGTGGAAGTATCTGGTGGCAGCTACTGGCAGGAAGGTCCAAATAGTATTCTCATTGCAGCGCGCAATGAAGCCCTTCTGGAAGACCTTAAACAAATTTGGTATGGTGTGAACTCCTTATAA
- a CDS encoding DUF996 domain-containing protein: protein MGKSISKARTLGEIGSILYVISLVIPNAILLIGGVVLLLLSVLDIVRDTEYKGSGNSFIIAMILDIVWLYVAAFAVALTLGAYKAYVERPGADCMGPMCDRLFPNPFGPGGAGRTVVMAALGAAIIAYVINIITGILYRNIYKNVGKITGVSYFERSANWIFWGRILSIVLVGLVVDLVGRVMLAISFFHLPDFLPSNEEEAQSIQEKDSGPE, encoded by the coding sequence TTGGGTAAAAGCATTTCCAAAGCAAGAACATTGGGTGAAATTGGTTCTATTCTGTACGTGATCAGTTTGGTCATTCCGAACGCCATTCTCTTAATTGGTGGTGTGGTACTGCTTCTGCTGTCGGTTCTGGACATCGTTAGGGACACGGAGTATAAAGGTTCTGGAAACTCATTTATTATCGCCATGATCCTGGACATAGTGTGGCTTTACGTTGCTGCGTTTGCAGTAGCACTAACGCTGGGAGCTTATAAGGCTTATGTTGAAAGGCCTGGCGCTGACTGTATGGGCCCCATGTGCGACCGCCTGTTTCCCAATCCCTTTGGACCGGGAGGGGCCGGAAGAACTGTTGTCATGGCAGCATTAGGGGCGGCCATTATTGCGTACGTTATTAACATAATTACGGGCATACTTTATAGAAACATTTACAAGAATGTGGGCAAAATAACTGGTGTTTCATACTTTGAACGATCGGCTAATTGGATTTTCTGGGGAAGGATTCTCAGCATTGTCCTTGTGGGACTGGTAGTGGATCTTGTTGGCAGGGTCATGCTAGCAATTAGCTTTTTCCATCTACCGGATTTCTTACCAAGTAATGAAGAAGAGGCTCAGTCAATACAAGAAAAGGATTCTGGACCTGAGTAG
- a CDS encoding adenosylcobalamin-dependent ribonucleoside-diphosphate reductase, protein MELEWSETALRVLEQRYLLRDENGNIVETPEQLMHRVAHGLAQIETVWGATSEQISSVEQDFFDILWKRDFLPNTPTLFHAGLPKDPKYRGRRFMSACIVLPIEDSIDGIFKTLWDAAKIMQAGGGVGYAFSRLRPKGSLVKSSGGKSSGPVSFMHIYDVMVDVVAQGGKRRGAQMGVLNVHHPDILEFIDAKKENTSGQGPLHNFNISVAVTEEFVQAYKEDTTFKLVAPHTGEVVGELNAREVMHKIAENAWRTGDPGIIFIDRINQLDYLDDGRIEATNPCGEQPLPPYGSCNLGSINLKHMLKKTDSGYQWDWEKFQRTIRLAVRFLDNVIEANDYPIPELEDYAKKARRIGLGVMGWADALSLLGIPYDSEEALEEARKVGAFLKEKSHLASQELAQERGVFEFYDQSKWKELGIPMRNAAVTTIAPTGTLSILANVNSGIEPYFALAFERKITAGTFHEVQPTLLDVLKERELYSEELVQRIIENEGKLRDLEDLPEDIRNAFPTAMEVAPEWHVRMQAAWQENIDSSISKTVNLPYQSTVEDIENIYLLAYELGTKSITVYRDKSLELQVLNVPSTSPKERSSEETQEPRPKRIFPKRPEVLTGFTKKFRTGTGTLYVTVNVDENGRPIEVFTNASGSVAPAEIEAVARLVSIALQYGIPLDEIVDQLVQPVDPVSYKLSPEGLRSTAHGIALALKEAVSKGLNILGNGLKSATSFSLTLEETNASKKTTAPPKLDKEQIDTMKAVYGDERVQELLNSMGVTLCPVCGTPMVSAEGCLMCPNCGYSKCG, encoded by the coding sequence ATGGAATTGGAGTGGAGCGAAACAGCATTAAGAGTCCTAGAACAAAGATATCTTCTCAGAGACGAAAACGGCAACATCGTGGAAACCCCTGAACAGCTTATGCACCGTGTAGCACATGGACTGGCACAGATTGAGACTGTTTGGGGCGCCACATCTGAACAAATCTCATCCGTGGAACAGGACTTCTTCGACATACTTTGGAAACGCGACTTTTTACCAAATACCCCTACGTTGTTTCATGCAGGTTTGCCTAAAGATCCCAAGTACAGAGGCAGACGATTTATGTCAGCATGCATAGTACTCCCCATAGAAGACAGCATCGACGGTATTTTTAAGACCCTATGGGATGCTGCAAAAATAATGCAAGCAGGTGGCGGTGTAGGTTATGCCTTTAGCCGTTTAAGACCAAAAGGCTCTCTCGTTAAGAGTAGTGGTGGAAAATCCTCTGGACCTGTGTCTTTTATGCACATTTACGATGTCATGGTAGATGTGGTGGCACAGGGAGGTAAGAGGCGCGGAGCACAGATGGGTGTTCTAAACGTTCACCATCCAGACATCTTGGAATTCATCGACGCCAAGAAGGAGAACACCAGTGGCCAAGGTCCACTCCATAATTTCAATATCTCTGTAGCTGTTACAGAAGAGTTTGTTCAAGCTTACAAGGAAGATACTACGTTTAAGCTCGTGGCACCCCATACTGGAGAAGTAGTGGGAGAGCTCAATGCACGTGAAGTAATGCACAAAATAGCTGAGAATGCCTGGCGCACAGGAGACCCAGGCATTATCTTCATCGACCGCATTAATCAATTGGACTACCTAGATGATGGCCGCATTGAAGCTACCAACCCGTGCGGTGAACAGCCTTTGCCGCCTTACGGTTCTTGCAATTTGGGCTCCATAAACCTCAAACACATGCTGAAGAAAACAGACAGCGGTTACCAGTGGGACTGGGAGAAATTCCAGCGAACCATAAGATTGGCAGTACGCTTCTTGGATAACGTCATTGAAGCTAACGACTACCCCATACCCGAACTCGAGGATTATGCAAAAAAAGCAAGAAGAATTGGTTTAGGCGTGATGGGGTGGGCTGATGCTTTGTCTTTACTTGGCATACCATACGATTCCGAGGAAGCTCTAGAAGAAGCAAGAAAAGTGGGAGCATTCTTAAAGGAGAAATCCCACCTGGCTTCCCAGGAGCTTGCCCAGGAACGCGGAGTGTTTGAGTTTTATGATCAAAGTAAGTGGAAAGAGCTCGGCATTCCCATGAGAAACGCTGCCGTAACCACCATAGCTCCCACAGGAACATTATCTATACTAGCAAACGTAAACAGTGGTATTGAACCTTACTTTGCTTTGGCTTTTGAAAGGAAAATCACAGCAGGTACCTTCCACGAAGTCCAACCCACGTTGCTGGATGTACTAAAGGAACGCGAGCTGTACAGCGAAGAATTGGTTCAAAGAATCATAGAAAACGAGGGTAAACTGCGGGATTTAGAAGATCTGCCAGAGGACATAAGAAATGCTTTTCCCACTGCCATGGAAGTCGCTCCAGAATGGCATGTGCGCATGCAAGCAGCATGGCAGGAGAACATAGACAGCTCCATTTCTAAGACGGTGAATCTTCCTTACCAGTCCACTGTTGAAGACATAGAAAACATCTATCTCCTGGCCTATGAACTAGGAACGAAGTCCATTACCGTATACAGAGATAAGTCACTAGAACTGCAGGTACTTAACGTGCCATCAACTTCGCCCAAAGAACGTTCATCAGAAGAAACTCAAGAACCAAGACCAAAGAGGATATTCCCGAAACGACCAGAGGTGCTTACAGGTTTCACGAAGAAATTCAGAACAGGCACAGGTACGTTATACGTTACCGTAAATGTGGACGAAAACGGCCGTCCCATAGAGGTATTCACAAATGCCAGTGGATCAGTAGCACCAGCTGAAATTGAAGCCGTAGCAAGACTTGTCTCCATTGCCCTGCAGTACGGTATTCCACTGGACGAAATCGTGGACCAATTGGTGCAACCGGTAGATCCAGTAAGCTACAAGCTCTCCCCTGAAGGCCTAAGAAGCACTGCCCACGGTATTGCTCTTGCATTAAAAGAAGCCGTCAGTAAAGGACTGAATATTTTGGGAAATGGCTTGAAGAGTGCAACTTCTTTTTCATTGACTTTGGAAGAGACAAATGCTAGTAAAAAAACCACAGCTCCACCTAAGCTCGATAAAGAACAAATAGACACCATGAAAGCAGTTTACGGCGATGAGCGTGTCCAAGAACTCCTAAATAGCATGGGCGTAACACTGTGCCCGGTATGCGGCACACCCATGGTAAGCGCCGAAGGCTGCCTCATGTGCCCCAATTGCGGCTATAGCAAGTGCGGATAG
- a CDS encoding GatB/YqeY domain-containing protein produces MSLKEKLQEDLKNAMKAKDSVKLEVVRSVVTGTKNLEVQKMGEADDNDVLQVIKQEVKKRREAIEMYQKAGRTDLLEQEKAELSVLESYLPPLMSEEEIRQVVRNHIEKLQPKSMKERGKIMGSLMQELKGKADGNTVGSILDEELEKLFGGG; encoded by the coding sequence ATGTCCCTAAAGGAAAAATTACAAGAAGACCTAAAGAATGCCATGAAGGCCAAAGATAGCGTTAAATTGGAAGTAGTACGGTCTGTGGTGACTGGCACAAAAAACCTGGAAGTGCAGAAAATGGGAGAAGCAGATGACAACGATGTGCTGCAGGTAATCAAACAAGAAGTTAAAAAACGTAGAGAAGCCATTGAGATGTACCAGAAAGCAGGCAGAACAGACCTTTTAGAACAGGAAAAGGCAGAGCTTTCCGTTTTAGAGAGCTATTTGCCGCCTTTGATGTCAGAGGAAGAAATTAGGCAGGTAGTAAGAAACCACATAGAAAAACTACAGCCAAAAAGCATGAAGGAGCGAGGTAAGATTATGGGCTCATTGATGCAGGAGCTAAAGGGAAAAGCTGATGGCAACACAGTGGGCAGTATTCTGGACGAAGAATTGGAAAAACTTTTTGGTGGAGGGTAA